One Granulicella sp. 5B5 DNA window includes the following coding sequences:
- a CDS encoding heavy metal translocating P-type ATPase, with protein MTSISAENEAQTSTEDRSLQIAGMSCAACQVHVQSALAAVPGVTSANVNLMTHRAQISTSVPVSTESLISAVRNAGYDASVPSTESSTSNHKSPAPDEDTDSVGLRALAALIAGCAAMLLSMPLMMATRTDDPLLALSARLLAPFMPGWLMTLPLQPLRWLLCALAAGTMVFAAPSIYLAAWRAARHRTTNMNTLVALGTLIAFLASFATTVAPNTLHKHGFAADVYFEAVILILGFLLAGRWLEARARSSATAALRGFAQLEAPDARLLDLPPGSSLNAYASARETRLPLQAIAAGDILRILPGDRVPLDGIILQGRSSIDESMLTGEPLPVTRAISDRVYGGTVNIDGVLIVRATAVGESSTLAQMQRLLDQAQSGRAPMQRIADRVSATFVPSVLAFSAATFIVWIVAGNITHQQNILGHALSAAIASLIIACPCAMGLAVPAAVTVSLGRAAQSGLLIKGGEALERLADIDTFALDKTGTITLGRPQVAAFVLAPKATLSKATILSYAATLERLSTHPLAAAVVEFAERESSLAAAPLVEQTQVLPGIGIQAQIDGRLVIVGNASLLDDSSTPMVPPATLMQATPIFVVVDHIPQAAFFATDDLRPTARGAISQLLALHIHPLLLTGDTSASAAPIAAAAGIEDVHAHLLPQQKLDAIRKLKSKGHHVAMAGDGINDAAALALCDVGFAMSSGSDLAREAGDVLLLNSDLRLLPAAVRLSRRTTRIMRQNLGWALVYNAIGLPIAAGVLYPHFHILLSPALASAAMALSSVSVLANSLRLRHVPSA; from the coding sequence ATGACATCGATATCCGCAGAAAACGAAGCACAGACGAGCACCGAAGATCGTTCGCTTCAGATCGCTGGCATGAGTTGTGCCGCCTGTCAGGTCCATGTGCAGAGTGCCCTCGCCGCAGTCCCGGGCGTCACCTCCGCGAATGTCAACCTGATGACACACCGGGCGCAGATCTCGACATCCGTTCCAGTCTCCACGGAGTCCCTCATCAGCGCGGTCCGTAACGCCGGTTACGACGCATCGGTTCCATCGACAGAGAGCAGCACCAGCAATCACAAGTCTCCCGCACCGGATGAAGACACCGACAGCGTCGGCCTGCGGGCACTAGCTGCACTCATCGCGGGCTGCGCCGCCATGTTGCTCTCGATGCCTCTGATGATGGCAACCCGAACAGACGATCCGCTGCTCGCGCTATCTGCACGGCTGCTCGCACCTTTCATGCCGGGATGGCTCATGACGCTGCCACTTCAGCCACTTCGTTGGCTGCTCTGCGCGCTTGCAGCAGGCACAATGGTCTTTGCCGCACCCAGCATCTATCTCGCAGCATGGCGCGCTGCCAGGCACCGCACCACCAACATGAACACCCTCGTGGCGCTCGGAACACTGATCGCGTTCCTGGCATCATTTGCTACAACTGTGGCTCCAAACACACTGCACAAGCACGGGTTCGCTGCCGACGTATACTTCGAGGCCGTCATCCTCATTCTCGGCTTCCTGCTCGCCGGACGCTGGCTTGAGGCAAGGGCGCGCTCAAGCGCAACAGCCGCTCTGCGAGGGTTCGCTCAACTCGAAGCCCCCGACGCGCGCCTTCTCGATCTTCCACCGGGCTCTTCTCTCAACGCCTACGCCTCTGCGCGAGAAACCCGGCTTCCACTCCAGGCCATCGCCGCCGGCGACATCCTGCGCATACTGCCCGGAGACCGCGTCCCCCTCGACGGCATCATTCTGCAGGGTCGCAGCTCGATCGACGAGTCGATGTTGACCGGAGAACCGCTCCCAGTCACTCGCGCGATTTCCGACCGCGTGTACGGTGGCACCGTCAACATCGATGGCGTTTTGATTGTCCGTGCCACTGCCGTCGGAGAATCCTCCACTCTGGCGCAGATGCAACGTCTTCTCGATCAGGCACAGTCCGGCCGCGCTCCCATGCAGAGGATCGCAGATCGAGTGAGCGCTACCTTCGTACCTTCAGTGCTCGCGTTCTCAGCTGCCACATTCATCGTATGGATCGTTGCCGGCAACATCACTCATCAGCAGAACATCCTCGGCCACGCACTCTCGGCCGCCATCGCCAGCCTCATCATCGCCTGCCCTTGCGCAATGGGTCTTGCAGTTCCCGCAGCTGTGACAGTGTCCCTTGGCCGCGCCGCACAGTCCGGCCTGCTCATCAAAGGAGGCGAAGCGCTCGAACGGCTCGCCGATATCGACACCTTCGCCCTGGACAAGACTGGCACCATCACACTTGGCCGCCCCCAAGTTGCGGCATTTGTCCTCGCGCCGAAGGCAACACTCAGCAAGGCAACCATTCTCAGTTACGCCGCGACCCTCGAACGTCTATCCACACACCCCCTCGCAGCAGCCGTAGTTGAGTTCGCTGAAAGAGAGTCCAGCCTGGCCGCCGCACCTCTCGTCGAGCAGACGCAAGTACTCCCTGGCATCGGTATCCAGGCACAGATCGATGGCCGCTTGGTTATAGTCGGCAACGCGTCTCTACTCGATGATTCCTCAACCCCGATGGTGCCTCCAGCAACCCTCATGCAAGCCACGCCGATCTTTGTCGTCGTCGACCACATACCCCAGGCCGCCTTCTTCGCTACAGACGATCTCCGTCCAACGGCCCGCGGGGCCATCTCACAACTGCTCGCCCTCCACATCCACCCCTTACTCCTTACAGGAGACACATCAGCATCAGCCGCCCCCATTGCAGCAGCAGCCGGTATCGAGGACGTTCATGCACATCTCCTGCCGCAACAAAAGCTCGACGCGATCCGCAAGCTCAAGAGCAAGGGCCACCATGTGGCGATGGCTGGAGACGGTATCAATGATGCCGCAGCTCTGGCTCTCTGCGATGTCGGTTTCGCCATGTCCTCCGGCTCGGACCTCGCGCGCGAGGCTGGCGACGTCCTTCTTCTCAACTCCGATCTCCGTCTGCTACCTGCAGCCGTCCGGCTTTCTCGCCGAACTACCCGTATCATGCGCCAGAACCTCGGCTGGGCCCTCGTCTATAACGCCATCGGCCTGCCCATCGCTGCGGGAGTCCTCTATCCTCACTTCCACATCCTCCTTAGCCCGGCACTGGCCAGTGCTGCCATGGCCCTCAGCTCCGTCAGCGTGCTGGCCAACTCGCTCCGTCTACGCCACGTTCCATCCGCCTGA
- the lptG gene encoding LPS export ABC transporter permease LptG, with translation MRIFTRYILREITGYALLGGVLFTFILFMRYLLPLMELFVRGVASPFDLLRLISYLMPSFLTVTIPMAVLVGILLGLSRLAADSEITAMRASGVGIFAFVRIVSIFAVLSWIIGLANSVYLAPRAAKALLDYEAHAKTSQASVQVQPRVFYEDFKNYVLYAQDVIPGANGTAVWKHVFLADLTKPASPHIITANEATVLSGSTQTLRMQLSDGTRHDISLSDPDQYDISTFLTTELPIQTGQQEEGSHLSRLDTPLQAVGMKELWGLIHTSPQKDRRRYLIELNRRFSFPTACLVLMLVGVPLGLSSKRGGKGSGFVATLALVFLYYFLSIIGTAFARSDKVPAFLGVWGANIIFAIAGLLLIQQISRGGFAVNLISSAGAAISRLIQKFGRKRSSPELGPGSGAFMQRLRRALRIRFPLILDEYVMGSFLRSFVLVLAAMVSMFLIFTFFELIGDIIRNRTPLVTVGDYLLNLIPFILYNVTPVCSLVAVLITFGGLNRTSEITAMKATGTSLYRIIAPALVVALLLSAALFIFDDSYLPSANRRQEALLSVIRGKPAQTFLRPDRKWMSGQTNGTDEPSRIFYYQFFDPDRNVFANITVFEFQPGSFKPVRRIYASSARWDDSIQNWVFENGWQRTFASDSVTSYQPFKISTFPEIREQPSYFKKEDRQSQEMSYAELSSYIRDLQQSGFDTTRLRVQLDRKLAYPLITLVMAIIAIPFSLTSGKRGSIAGMGTAIGVAIAYWVIIGIFENLGNVNSLPPALAAWSPDLLFAMVGSYLLLRTPT, from the coding sequence GTGCGCATCTTTACCCGCTACATCCTCCGCGAGATCACTGGCTACGCTCTTCTCGGCGGCGTGCTCTTCACCTTCATTCTTTTCATGCGCTACCTTCTGCCGCTCATGGAGCTCTTCGTGCGCGGCGTAGCGTCCCCATTCGATCTCCTGCGGCTGATCAGTTACCTCATGCCGTCCTTCCTTACGGTCACCATCCCGATGGCCGTCCTGGTCGGCATCCTTCTGGGCCTCAGCCGCCTCGCTGCGGACAGCGAAATCACTGCGATGCGAGCCTCGGGTGTCGGTATCTTCGCCTTCGTCCGCATCGTCAGCATCTTCGCCGTATTGTCCTGGATAATCGGCCTCGCCAATTCGGTTTACCTCGCGCCACGTGCTGCCAAAGCCCTCCTCGACTACGAAGCGCACGCCAAAACCTCGCAGGCCTCCGTCCAGGTACAGCCACGGGTCTTCTATGAAGACTTCAAAAACTACGTTCTCTACGCGCAGGATGTAATCCCCGGCGCCAACGGGACTGCCGTATGGAAACATGTCTTTCTCGCCGACCTCACCAAACCCGCCTCACCGCATATCATCACGGCGAACGAAGCGACCGTCCTCTCCGGCAGCACACAAACCCTGCGCATGCAATTGTCCGACGGCACCCGCCACGACATCTCGCTCTCCGATCCCGATCAGTACGACATCTCCACCTTCCTCACCACCGAGCTCCCCATCCAGACCGGCCAGCAGGAGGAGGGCTCACATCTAAGCAGGCTGGACACCCCACTCCAGGCAGTCGGCATGAAAGAGCTTTGGGGACTCATCCACACCTCGCCTCAAAAAGACCGCCGTCGCTACCTCATTGAGCTGAACCGGCGTTTCAGTTTCCCTACGGCCTGCCTCGTTCTCATGCTGGTCGGTGTGCCGCTCGGTCTTTCCTCCAAACGTGGAGGTAAAGGTTCAGGCTTTGTCGCTACGCTGGCACTTGTCTTTCTCTACTACTTCCTCTCGATCATCGGAACAGCCTTCGCCCGTAGCGACAAGGTCCCCGCATTCCTCGGTGTATGGGGAGCGAACATTATCTTTGCCATCGCAGGCCTTCTGCTCATTCAACAGATTTCCCGCGGCGGCTTTGCTGTCAACCTTATCTCCAGTGCAGGCGCAGCGATCTCCAGACTCATTCAGAAGTTCGGTCGCAAGCGGTCCTCTCCCGAACTCGGCCCCGGCTCCGGGGCCTTCATGCAGAGGCTCCGCCGTGCGCTTCGCATCCGCTTTCCTCTCATTCTCGACGAGTATGTGATGGGCAGCTTTCTGCGCAGCTTCGTCCTCGTCCTCGCCGCCATGGTGAGCATGTTCCTCATCTTCACCTTCTTTGAGCTCATCGGCGACATCATCCGCAACCGCACCCCGCTGGTCACGGTCGGCGATTACCTGCTCAACCTCATCCCCTTCATCCTCTACAACGTCACCCCCGTCTGTTCGCTCGTTGCAGTCCTTATCACCTTTGGAGGTCTCAACCGCACCAGCGAAATCACAGCGATGAAAGCCACGGGCACCAGTCTCTACCGCATCATCGCCCCGGCCCTGGTCGTCGCACTTCTTCTCTCCGCAGCGCTCTTCATCTTCGACGATTCCTATCTTCCCTCTGCCAACCGCCGCCAGGAGGCACTTCTCTCAGTCATCCGTGGCAAGCCAGCCCAGACCTTCCTCCGGCCCGACCGAAAGTGGATGTCCGGCCAGACTAACGGCACCGATGAGCCCAGCCGCATCTTTTATTACCAGTTCTTCGATCCCGACCGGAACGTCTTCGCCAACATCACTGTCTTCGAGTTTCAGCCAGGCTCCTTCAAGCCCGTCCGGCGCATCTATGCCTCCAGCGCACGCTGGGATGACTCCATTCAAAATTGGGTCTTCGAGAATGGCTGGCAACGCACCTTTGCCTCCGACTCCGTCACCAGCTATCAACCCTTCAAGATCAGCACCTTCCCCGAGATTCGCGAACAGCCCAGCTACTTCAAGAAAGAAGACCGGCAATCGCAGGAGATGTCCTACGCTGAGCTCTCCAGCTACATCAGAGACCTTCAGCAAAGTGGTTTCGATACCACACGCCTACGCGTCCAACTTGATCGCAAGCTCGCCTACCCGCTTATCACTCTGGTCATGGCCATCATCGCCATACCCTTTTCGTTGACCTCAGGTAAGCGCGGAAGCATCGCAGGAATGGGTACCGCCATCGGAGTGGCTATCGCCTACTGGGTCATCATCGGTATCTTCGAAAACCTCGGAAACGTCAATTCGTTGCCCCCCGCCCTCGCCGCCTGGTCGCCGGACCTCCTCTTCGCGATGGTCGGCAGCTATCTGCTGCTCCGTACACCCACCTGA
- a CDS encoding FKBP-type peptidyl-prolyl cis-trans isomerase, with amino-acid sequence MKTKLIALILTTSLPLVAQTATHPTIHHTTVHHPVEGGCVKLPEISPKIPALAPGLGCAKALYTLTRTPDVKLDYASPLLSPETRDAIATGPSTYTLAYIDTQKGTGPLAVPGEYYTVHYTGYLTSGTKFDSSLDRGEPISFPYGQHRVIQGWDTGFDGMHIGGKRRLFVPYQLAYGEAGRPPIIPAKSMLVFDVELIGQSATPPAPKAPPARTPPPAAKPEGAETSPHAAASSPASTTSNTPKQ; translated from the coding sequence ATGAAAACCAAGCTGATTGCGCTCATCCTGACGACGAGTCTCCCTCTCGTTGCTCAAACGGCCACCCACCCCACCATCCATCACACAACCGTTCACCATCCAGTCGAAGGCGGCTGCGTCAAGCTCCCGGAAATCTCCCCAAAGATCCCCGCTCTTGCGCCAGGTCTCGGCTGCGCCAAGGCTCTCTACACCCTCACGCGCACGCCGGACGTGAAGCTCGACTACGCCTCGCCGCTGCTCTCGCCTGAGACCCGCGATGCGATCGCAACTGGCCCCAGCACCTATACCTTGGCCTACATCGATACCCAGAAGGGCACTGGACCGCTCGCTGTACCCGGCGAGTACTACACCGTCCACTATACCGGCTACCTCACCAGTGGCACCAAGTTCGACTCCTCGCTCGACCGCGGTGAACCCATCAGCTTCCCCTACGGCCAGCACCGCGTCATTCAGGGCTGGGACACTGGCTTCGACGGTATGCACATCGGCGGCAAGCGTCGCCTCTTCGTCCCGTACCAGCTCGCCTACGGCGAGGCTGGCCGTCCGCCCATCATCCCCGCCAAGTCCATGCTCGTCTTCGACGTCGAGTTGATCGGCCAGAGCGCAACCCCGCCCGCACCAAAGGCTCCACCTGCCAGAACGCCTCCTCCAGCCGCAAAGCCGGAGGGTGCGGAGACTTCTCCGCACGCGGCTGCATCTTCTCCTGCCTCCACCACATCGAACACACCGAAGCAGTAA
- a CDS encoding ABC transporter ATP-binding protein, whose amino-acid sequence MFSRLSPLFPYLRRYWQSFLLGGLALVVYNCAKATVPLLVGAAVDDMQHGLTVMKVEHHALQLLGVAAISAVALYLTRQIIIGASREIEFDLRNDLFSHLESQPPEFFQRHRTGDIMARSTNDLNAVRQLLGPAIMYSANTLVFTALALPFMLRISPRLTLFAFLPLPFASVLVQYFGAKIHTRFERIQAMFSDISAQAEENFSGARLIRAFAQEDAQIAAFETSNQEYIRRSLMLARLMAMLWPTLEFVLGISLMITLLVGGREVVLHHISVGDYTSYSVYMVQLTWPMIAIGWVVNLVQRGAASVVRIDQLMKEKPSIDDSGADPSLKDAPIAGTVEFRDLNFSYITGAPVLHNVSLEIPAGSSLAIVGPTGSGKTTLVSLIPRLYDAAPGAVLIDGRPIAEYPLHTLRAAIGFVPQETFLFSTTIADNITFGDTETTIRSHESIVEAARTAHIATEISEFPAGFDTVVGERGLTLSGGQKQRTAIARALLREPAILILDDALASVDTYTEEQILSGLREVMQNRTTILIAHRVSTARNADRIAVLVDGRIAELGTHDELLARGGYYTDLFEKQSLDEEILTAQ is encoded by the coding sequence ATGTTCTCCCGCCTCAGCCCGCTGTTTCCCTACCTTCGCCGTTACTGGCAAAGCTTCCTGCTGGGCGGGCTTGCGCTGGTGGTTTACAACTGCGCCAAAGCAACAGTGCCTCTGCTTGTCGGCGCTGCGGTCGACGACATGCAGCATGGCCTCACCGTGATGAAGGTCGAGCATCACGCACTGCAACTGCTTGGCGTCGCTGCTATCTCCGCTGTCGCACTCTACCTCACGCGCCAGATCATCATCGGCGCCTCGCGCGAGATCGAGTTCGATCTCCGCAACGACCTCTTCTCGCACCTGGAGTCGCAGCCGCCCGAGTTCTTCCAGCGCCATCGCACCGGCGACATCATGGCACGCTCCACCAACGACCTCAACGCCGTCCGGCAGCTCCTCGGCCCTGCGATCATGTACTCGGCCAATACCCTTGTCTTCACCGCGCTGGCGCTGCCGTTCATGCTGCGCATCAGCCCACGCCTCACGCTCTTCGCGTTCCTGCCATTGCCGTTTGCGTCCGTGCTCGTACAGTACTTCGGCGCCAAGATTCATACCCGCTTCGAGCGCATCCAGGCCATGTTCTCGGACATCTCCGCACAGGCCGAGGAGAACTTCTCCGGAGCGCGGCTCATCCGGGCCTTCGCCCAGGAAGATGCCCAGATCGCGGCCTTCGAGACTTCCAATCAGGAGTACATTCGCCGCAGCCTTATGCTTGCTCGCCTGATGGCGATGCTCTGGCCGACGCTGGAGTTCGTGCTCGGTATCTCGCTGATGATCACGCTGCTCGTCGGCGGCCGCGAGGTCGTGTTGCATCACATCTCGGTCGGCGATTACACCAGTTACTCGGTCTACATGGTGCAGCTCACCTGGCCGATGATCGCGATTGGCTGGGTCGTGAACCTCGTGCAGCGCGGTGCAGCTTCGGTCGTGCGCATCGACCAGTTGATGAAGGAAAAGCCGTCCATCGACGACAGCGGCGCTGACCCGTCGCTCAAAGATGCGCCGATTGCAGGAACCGTCGAGTTTCGCGATTTGAACTTCAGCTACATCACGGGTGCCCCGGTGTTGCATAACGTCTCGCTGGAGATACCAGCAGGCTCATCGCTGGCCATCGTTGGCCCCACAGGCAGCGGCAAGACTACGCTCGTGTCCCTGATACCTCGCCTGTACGACGCTGCGCCAGGAGCCGTGCTGATCGATGGCCGTCCTATCGCGGAGTATCCGCTGCACACCCTGCGTGCCGCCATCGGCTTCGTGCCGCAGGAGACCTTCCTCTTTTCCACTACCATCGCGGACAACATCACCTTTGGCGATACCGAGACGACCATCCGCTCACACGAATCCATTGTGGAGGCCGCGCGCACCGCGCACATCGCCACCGAGATCAGCGAGTTCCCTGCCGGCTTCGACACCGTCGTCGGCGAGCGCGGACTGACGCTCTCCGGCGGGCAGAAGCAGCGGACCGCCATCGCCCGCGCTCTGCTGCGCGAGCCCGCGATCCTCATCCTCGACGACGCGCTCGCCTCCGTCGATACTTACACCGAGGAACAGATCCTCAGCGGTCTGCGCGAAGTGATGCAGAACCGCACCACGATTTTGATTGCGCATCGCGTCTCTACCGCGCGCAATGCTGACCGCATTGCCGTTCTTGTCGACGGCCGCATCGCGGAGCTGGGAACGCATGATGAACTGCTGGCACGTGGCGGCTACTACACCGACCTCTTCGAGAAGCAGAGCCTGGACGAAGAGATTCTCACGGCACAGTAA